In Triticum aestivum cultivar Chinese Spring chromosome 5B, IWGSC CS RefSeq v2.1, whole genome shotgun sequence, the following proteins share a genomic window:
- the LOC123112473 gene encoding uncharacterized protein produces MDVDSAPALKRKGADAPELWLDDDVGPGFPVASRATKIRRLDPDMMPVVPGAFVPPPPPGTQLPVAGFGVVEEAPMCGDVAVVPVDMATAPPLPANEERAIVLYRPAEAERRLLLGPLRPGGHLRVSPEWIQALNGTTLQEASSRRALFEGLAGAESSNLAMVPWAPPRAQAASMAEEMMEAEDGEGASMEVEQDRAEQQLPMPQWPQQQQHYMVQQQPIPVAWSL; encoded by the exons ATGGACGTGGACTCGGCGCCGGCGCTGAAGAGGAAGGGCGCGGACGCGCCGGAGCTGTGGCTGGACGACGACGTCGGCCCTGGGTTCCCGGTCGCCTCCCGCGCCACCAAGATCCGCCGCCTG GACCCGGACATGATGCCCGTCGTGCCCGGCGCgttcgtgccgccaccgccaccgggaACGCAGCTGCCTGTGGCAGGCTTCGGGGTGGTGGAGGAGGCGCCGATGTGCGGCGACGTGGCGGTGGTGCCGGTGGACATGGCGACGGCGCCGCCGCTGCCGGCGAACGAGGAGCGGGCGATCGTCTTGTACCGGCCCGCCGAGGCCGAGCGCAGGCTGCTGCTCGGCCCGCTCCGGCCGGGCGGCCATCTCCGCGTCAGCCCCGAGTGGATCCAAGCGCTCAACG GCACGACGCTGCAGGAGGCGAGCAGCCGCCGCGCGCTGTTCGAGGGGCtcgccggagccgagagctccaACCTGGCCATGGTCCCCtgggcgccgccccgcgcccaggCGGCGTCCATGGCCGAGGAGATGATGGAGGCCGAGGACGGCGAGGGCGCGTCCATGGAGGTGGAGCAGGACAGGGCCGAGCAGCAGCTCCCGATGCCCCAgtggccgcagcagcagcagcactacATGGTGCAGCAGCAGCCGATCCCGGTGGCGTGGTCATTGTGA